The following coding sequences lie in one Methanothermobacter sp. MT-2 genomic window:
- a CDS encoding nitrogenase yields the protein MEPMSTCKLFGAIRAVIGIKNTIPVIHGPRGCAYHIRYLLSIRSGSRIRICSTELSQEDVVFGAEDKLKETIITVDKKYKPDLIPVLSSCSTSIIGEDIQKVARELKGDIKAEIITISAGGFESDQSGGYEEVLQTLIEDITIPHHTTLKSKKPSINLIGVFRGGPDLLELKKTLKRMGININCVLTSGSSIEDIKNIPKAHLNYSFCDISGIMPCKILEDEFKIPFTYYPFPIGFLNSLNFFETLLDYFGLNHPIQKEYDKLKPNIDYFSEKLDGYKVAIIAGPTRAIALASFVRELGMIPVLVSIDLIGEYTLKELEWAIGDAKPRILIEPELGEIEKFIKEEQPDIILGGLGESYFSYDLEIPVLDVMHGRELTWGFQGALSISRKILKLIKK from the coding sequence ATGGAGCCAATGTCCACATGCAAACTTTTCGGGGCTATAAGAGCTGTTATAGGCATAAAAAACACAATACCAGTCATCCATGGTCCAAGGGGCTGCGCATACCACATAAGATACCTTCTAAGTATTAGAAGCGGTTCAAGGATACGCATATGTTCGACCGAATTGTCACAAGAGGACGTGGTCTTTGGTGCAGAAGATAAACTGAAAGAAACGATCATAACTGTGGATAAAAAATATAAACCTGACCTCATCCCTGTTTTATCTTCCTGCTCAACAAGCATAATCGGAGAAGATATCCAAAAAGTCGCAAGGGAATTAAAAGGTGATATAAAAGCCGAGATCATAACTATAAGTGCAGGAGGTTTTGAATCAGATCAAAGCGGAGGATACGAGGAAGTCCTGCAGACCCTCATAGAAGACATCACGATCCCACACCACACAACACTAAAATCTAAGAAACCCTCAATAAACCTTATAGGAGTTTTCAGAGGGGGTCCGGACCTTTTAGAACTTAAAAAAACCCTCAAAAGGATGGGTATAAATATAAACTGTGTACTTACAAGTGGCAGCAGCATCGAAGACATAAAGAATATTCCAAAAGCCCACCTAAATTATTCATTTTGTGACATTTCAGGTATCATGCCATGTAAAATCCTTGAAGACGAATTTAAAATCCCATTCACCTATTATCCATTCCCTATCGGATTTCTAAATTCATTAAATTTCTTTGAAACGCTCCTAGACTACTTCGGCTTAAATCATCCAATCCAAAAAGAATATGATAAACTAAAACCCAATATTGATTATTTCAGCGAGAAACTCGACGGCTACAAAGTCGCTATAATCGCAGGACCCACAAGAGCCATAGCATTAGCATCATTTGTCAGAGAACTTGGTATGATACCAGTACTAGTATCAATAGATCTGATAGGAGAATATACGCTAAAAGAACTTGAATGGGCCATTGGAGACGCAAAACCAAGAATACTCATAGAACCAGAACTCGGAGAAATTGAAAAATTTATAAAAGAAGAACAGCCCGACATCATATTAGGGGGCTTGGGAGAGTCCTATTTTTCTTATGATCTTGAAATTCCCGTCTTGGATGTGATGCACGGGAGAGAATTAACATGGGGATTTCAAGGCGCGCTTTCCATTTCGCGAAAAATACTTAAATTGATTAAAAAATAA
- a CDS encoding 2-isopropylmalate synthase translates to MSTDEMKYIDEVKNEMKLPRKVKIFDTTLRDGEQTPGVALTVDEKIRIATKLDQLGVNTIEAGFPAASPGEKNAVKEIVSLSLHSNICGLARVLKGDLDAALDCGVDYIHTFIGTSPIHRKYKLKMDKEEIIQKAIFAVEYAKDHGVKVEFSAEDATRTEFDYLLKIYKAVEDAGAHIINVPDTVGVMIPRAMSHLIGKLNKNLKIPLSVHCHDDFGLAVANSLAAVESGASQVHVTINGLGERAGNAALEEVVMSLIIHYGIPIDIETTRLVDISEFVSKITGVKMPPNKAIIGENAFAHEAGIHVHGVTEKAETYEPIKPEMVGHKRRIVLGKHTGARAIKSKLEEYGIEMDEEQFKMLYEQVKELGDKGKRVTDSDLKAMAITILGRAPEEIVKLEGITVMTGESVMPTATVKLRIKDEVKTAAKTGVGPVDAAINAIHSLVSETADIELEEYNIEAITGGTNALAEVFVVMSDKEGNKATGRSTREDIVMASVEAVLDAINKILTLK, encoded by the coding sequence ATGTCCACAGATGAAATGAAATACATAGATGAAGTGAAAAATGAAATGAAACTCCCAAGAAAGGTTAAAATATTTGACACCACATTAAGGGACGGTGAACAAACACCAGGAGTAGCCCTTACAGTAGATGAGAAAATCAGGATAGCCACGAAATTGGATCAACTGGGAGTGAACACCATCGAAGCCGGTTTTCCAGCCGCCTCTCCAGGTGAAAAAAATGCTGTTAAAGAAATAGTATCACTCTCACTACACTCAAACATCTGTGGCTTGGCACGAGTATTAAAAGGAGATCTTGACGCCGCACTAGATTGCGGTGTAGACTATATCCACACATTCATTGGTACTTCACCCATACATAGGAAATACAAACTAAAAATGGATAAAGAAGAGATAATCCAAAAGGCAATATTTGCAGTTGAATATGCAAAAGATCATGGAGTTAAAGTAGAATTTTCAGCCGAAGACGCTACAAGAACAGAATTTGACTACCTACTCAAAATCTACAAGGCCGTGGAGGATGCTGGAGCCCATATCATAAACGTCCCAGACACTGTAGGAGTCATGATACCACGCGCCATGAGTCACCTCATAGGAAAACTAAATAAAAACCTCAAAATACCCCTAAGCGTCCACTGCCACGACGATTTCGGATTAGCAGTCGCAAATTCCCTAGCTGCGGTAGAATCCGGCGCAAGTCAAGTACATGTAACAATAAACGGTCTAGGAGAAAGGGCAGGGAACGCTGCCCTAGAAGAGGTTGTCATGTCACTAATCATACACTATGGCATACCAATAGATATAGAGACAACAAGACTCGTTGACATTTCAGAATTTGTCTCAAAGATCACAGGAGTTAAAATGCCACCCAACAAAGCTATCATAGGCGAAAACGCATTTGCCCATGAAGCAGGGATCCACGTCCATGGAGTGACAGAAAAAGCCGAAACATACGAACCCATAAAACCAGAAATGGTAGGACATAAAAGAAGAATAGTACTAGGTAAACATACAGGTGCAAGAGCAATAAAATCCAAACTAGAAGAATATGGAATAGAAATGGACGAGGAACAATTCAAAATGCTCTATGAACAAGTTAAAGAACTCGGAGACAAAGGTAAACGGGTAACAGATTCAGATCTTAAAGCCATGGCCATCACAATCCTAGGACGCGCACCCGAAGAGATAGTTAAACTAGAAGGGATAACAGTGATGACAGGCGAAAGCGTGATGCCAACAGCAACAGTAAAACTCAGAATCAAAGACGAAGTCAAAACAGCGGCAAAGACAGGAGTAGGACCAGTTGACGCCGCCATAAACGCAATACATAGTCTAGTAAGTGAAACTGCTGATATAGAATTAGAGGAGTATAATATAGAGGCCATAACAGGCGGCACAAATGCACTTGCCGAAGTATTTGTTGTGATGAGCGACAAAGAAGGTAACAAAGCAACAGGAAGATCAACAAGAGAAGATATTGTAATGGCAAGTGTAGAAGCCGTACTCGACGCAATAAACAAAATACTAACCTTGAAATGA
- a CDS encoding phosphoesterase has translation MIIIDPHIHSIYSGDATGTPNQILKKAISIGLNAIAIADHDTIQGSKIAEKEAKNFKNIIVIPAMEISTSKGHIVALGIQDEIKKGVTPHEAIDKIHEQAAVAIIPHPFVRYREGLFVKIQNLNADAIETLNSRYIFGYSNWRAEKFAKKKNLPMIGSSDAHFVAAIGSCFTQIDSEPDTDDILNAIKKGKTKPMGCRTPLSLILKEVIKKKIKKI, from the coding sequence ATGATAATAATAGATCCACACATTCACAGCATATATTCTGGTGATGCGACAGGAACACCAAACCAAATACTCAAAAAGGCAATCTCCATAGGACTTAATGCGATAGCAATCGCAGACCATGATACTATACAAGGTTCAAAGATAGCTGAAAAAGAGGCCAAAAATTTCAAAAACATCATAGTAATACCAGCTATGGAGATAAGCACATCAAAGGGGCATATTGTAGCCCTTGGAATCCAAGATGAAATAAAGAAGGGTGTCACACCCCATGAAGCCATTGATAAGATACATGAACAAGCAGCTGTTGCCATAATACCACATCCCTTTGTAAGGTACAGGGAAGGCCTCTTCGTGAAAATCCAAAATTTAAATGCAGATGCAATAGAAACATTAAATTCCCGTTACATTTTCGGTTATTCAAATTGGAGGGCTGAAAAGTTCGCTAAAAAAAAGAACCTTCCCATGATAGGCTCCAGCGACGCGCACTTTGTAGCTGCCATTGGAAGCTGCTTCACCCAAATAGATTCTGAGCCAGATACAGACGATATCCTTAACGCCATAAAAAAGGGTAAAACCAAGCCTATGGGGTGTAGAACGCCCTTATCCCTCATATTAAAAGAAGTGATTAAGAAAAAAATTAAAAAAATTTGA
- a CDS encoding tryptophan synthase, beta chain produces the protein MNKIILGEKELPKKWYNINPDLPVPLPGPKNPKEKDNIGKLPQMFSSGVLEQEMSMEKWIKIPKEVRKIYKRIGRPTPLFRAKGLEEMIDTPAKIYYKREDYSPTGSHKLNTAIAQAYYAKKDGAERLTTETGAGQWGSALSLACSLMGLECKVYMVRVSYNQKPYRKTIMQIYGAEIVPSPSKDTEFGRKILKETPEHPGSLGIAISEAIEEALQNEKAYYSLGSVLNHVLLHQTVIGLELKKQLEIAGETPDIIVGCVGGGSNFGGTILPFVKDKIDGKLDCEFIAAEPVACPTLTQGEYRYDYGDTAGLTPLLKMYTLGHDFIPPSVHAGGLRYHGMAPQIALLVKENIVKAQAVDQKSVFESGVTFAKAEGVIPAPETCHAIKAAIDEAKNCKKTGEEKTIVINFSGHGLLDLQGYDDYIAGTLPKNSK, from the coding sequence ATGAACAAGATAATACTAGGCGAGAAAGAATTACCAAAAAAATGGTATAACATCAACCCAGATTTACCAGTACCATTACCAGGACCAAAAAACCCCAAAGAAAAAGACAATATAGGCAAATTGCCTCAGATGTTCTCAAGCGGCGTGCTAGAACAGGAAATGTCCATGGAAAAATGGATAAAAATCCCCAAAGAAGTTAGAAAAATTTACAAGAGAATAGGAAGACCAACACCACTATTCAGAGCAAAAGGCCTTGAAGAAATGATAGACACCCCCGCAAAAATATACTACAAAAGGGAAGACTATTCACCAACAGGAAGCCACAAACTCAACACAGCAATAGCACAAGCATACTATGCAAAAAAAGACGGCGCGGAAAGACTAACAACAGAAACAGGAGCAGGACAATGGGGAAGCGCGCTTTCACTCGCATGCTCACTAATGGGCCTAGAATGCAAAGTATACATGGTAAGAGTATCATACAACCAAAAACCTTATAGAAAAACCATAATGCAAATCTATGGAGCGGAAATCGTACCATCACCAAGTAAAGACACAGAATTCGGACGCAAAATATTAAAAGAAACTCCAGAACACCCAGGATCTCTCGGTATAGCAATATCAGAGGCCATAGAAGAAGCATTACAAAACGAGAAAGCATATTACTCCCTTGGAAGTGTATTAAACCATGTTCTCTTACACCAGACTGTCATAGGACTAGAACTCAAAAAACAGCTTGAAATCGCAGGAGAAACACCCGACATCATAGTTGGATGTGTAGGTGGAGGGAGCAACTTCGGAGGAACAATATTACCCTTCGTGAAAGATAAAATAGATGGAAAACTCGACTGCGAATTCATTGCAGCAGAACCTGTAGCATGTCCAACACTCACCCAAGGAGAATACCGCTACGATTATGGTGACACAGCAGGATTAACACCACTACTCAAAATGTACACTCTAGGACATGATTTCATACCTCCATCCGTACATGCAGGCGGATTACGATACCATGGAATGGCACCGCAAATCGCGCTACTAGTAAAGGAAAACATAGTAAAAGCACAGGCAGTTGATCAAAAATCAGTGTTCGAAAGTGGTGTGACATTTGCAAAGGCAGAAGGAGTCATACCAGCACCTGAAACATGCCACGCCATAAAAGCAGCAATCGACGAAGCCAAAAATTGTAAAAAGACCGGTGAAGAAAAAACAATAGTGATCAATTTCTCAGGACATGGCCTACTAGACCTCCAAGGATACGATGATTACATTGCAGGTACTCTGCCCAAAAACAGCAAATAA
- a CDS encoding formaldehyde activating enzyme fused to 3-hexulose-6-phosphate synthase, translated as MYKIGEALIGKGNEVAHIDLIIGDKEGIVGSAFATGLTNISLGHTPLISVIRPNLMTKPATLMIPKVTIGNLEDANKVFGPAQTAVARAVADAVEEGVIPKEKVEDLVIIVSVFIHPEAKDYQKIYHYNYGAMKLAIRRAMEGYPSIEKILSEKDRGVHPVMGFKPIRLWNPPYLQVALDLESIEEMERVVDVLPPRERILLEAGTPLVKKFGVGIVNKIRELREDAFIIADLKTLDVGRIEVKMAADETADAVAISGLATKATIEKAVHESQKQGVYSILDMMNVENVTEKLEELRYKPDIVLLHKNIDVGTAEVSEWGNIPEIKEILGKRRLVAVAGGITPSKTRKALESGADIIVVGRYITGSKDPRRAAEDFLKELPPDPDTMRLPHEEDEPI; from the coding sequence ATGTATAAGATTGGTGAAGCACTAATCGGGAAAGGCAATGAAGTCGCCCATATAGATCTTATAATAGGAGATAAAGAAGGTATTGTAGGCTCGGCCTTCGCAACAGGACTTACAAATATTTCACTTGGCCACACACCATTGATTTCAGTTATACGACCAAACTTAATGACAAAACCTGCAACGTTAATGATTCCAAAAGTGACCATTGGAAATTTGGAAGATGCTAATAAGGTATTCGGACCGGCTCAAACCGCTGTTGCAAGGGCGGTTGCAGATGCGGTTGAAGAAGGAGTAATACCCAAAGAGAAAGTTGAAGACCTAGTCATAATTGTAAGTGTTTTCATCCATCCAGAGGCAAAGGATTACCAGAAAATATACCATTATAATTATGGTGCGATGAAACTGGCGATAAGGAGGGCTATGGAAGGATATCCATCAATCGAAAAGATTCTTTCTGAAAAAGATAGGGGTGTGCATCCAGTCATGGGATTCAAACCTATAAGATTATGGAACCCACCATACCTACAGGTTGCACTGGATCTTGAAAGTATTGAGGAAATGGAAAGAGTAGTGGATGTTCTCCCACCCCGTGAAAGAATACTACTCGAGGCGGGCACGCCACTCGTTAAAAAGTTTGGTGTAGGTATTGTAAACAAGATAAGGGAACTAAGAGAGGACGCATTTATAATTGCAGACCTTAAGACCTTGGATGTTGGTAGGATAGAGGTTAAAATGGCAGCTGATGAAACAGCCGATGCAGTCGCCATATCAGGACTTGCAACAAAGGCAACGATTGAGAAAGCCGTCCACGAATCGCAGAAACAGGGCGTATACTCTATCCTAGACATGATGAACGTTGAAAATGTCACAGAAAAACTTGAGGAGCTCAGATACAAACCAGACATTGTACTCTTACATAAAAATATTGATGTTGGAACCGCTGAAGTGTCAGAGTGGGGTAATATCCCTGAGATAAAAGAGATTCTTGGTAAAAGAAGATTGGTAGCTGTGGCAGGTGGTATAACACCATCAAAGACTAGGAAAGCCCTTGAAAGCGGCGCTGACATAATAGTTGTTGGGAGATATATAACAGGATCCAAGGATCCTAGAAGAGCAGCTGAAGATTTCCTAAAAGAACTCCCACCAGACCCTGACACGATGAGACTGCCACATGAAGAAGATGAACCAATCTAA
- a CDS encoding iron-sulfur flavoprotein, giving the protein MDVIGICGSPRKQATEYVLKKALDILEDAGYETEFFTVRGKDLSPCKHCDYCLKKKECITKDDMYTLYDLLPRTKGIIMATPVYNGGLSAQTKIIIDRCRALHAKDYNILRGKIGMAIAVGGDRSGGQELAIQQIHTFYILSGVIPISGGSFGANLGACFWSKDTLEGVKADEEGFRSLRKTFKMFMKSFEKG; this is encoded by the coding sequence ATGGATGTGATTGGCATATGCGGAAGTCCACGCAAACAAGCCACAGAATACGTGCTGAAGAAGGCGCTTGATATATTAGAAGACGCTGGATATGAAACAGAATTTTTCACAGTCAGAGGAAAGGATCTGAGTCCCTGCAAACACTGCGATTATTGTCTAAAAAAGAAAGAGTGCATAACAAAAGACGATATGTACACACTCTATGATCTCCTCCCAAGGACAAAGGGCATAATAATGGCAACACCAGTCTACAATGGTGGTCTCAGCGCCCAGACAAAAATTATAATAGACAGATGCCGTGCACTCCACGCAAAAGATTATAATATCTTGCGTGGGAAAATAGGAATGGCCATTGCAGTTGGTGGTGACAGGTCAGGTGGTCAAGAACTTGCAATACAACAAATACACACATTCTACATACTCAGTGGTGTGATACCAATAAGTGGAGGATCATTCGGAGCAAACCTTGGAGCATGTTTCTGGTCAAAGGACACATTAGAAGGGGTTAAAGCAGACGAGGAAGGTTTCAGAAGCCTTAGGAAGACATTTAAAATGTTCATGAAATCCTTTGAAAAAGGCTAA
- a CDS encoding predicted transporter protein, with protein MEYVVVTRAIEQIFMIIFAILFVMAGFYAAGAVIGTGFGFIASAISAFLIYEKLLKGYLPPVEAENKLNFREELGLMKVLFSFSIPVIVTALSEMAIYDISVFAIGIFLATKAVGYYTAADPIARLPLIISLSVATAVLPAASEASALKDKSLLETYVVQSYRLVMLFVVPLCVGIAIFSKPILELLFGSAFIYGAGALSILVVGMTFYTLFAVSASIAQGIGYPSLPMYILLIGTFINLVVNIVMVPIYGIEGGALATTIATFIIMLLSLWKTFQVTNVKLPYTAFWKIGLASLITAIPLLIIPNTITGLIIALILAPPVYIIALLTVRAFEKRDIRLMRRFSSRMGPLKGPVTKLIDLIDKYTP; from the coding sequence ATGGAGTATGTGGTTGTAACAAGGGCGATTGAACAGATATTCATGATAATATTCGCCATCTTATTTGTAATGGCTGGTTTTTATGCGGCTGGTGCTGTTATAGGTACAGGTTTTGGTTTTATAGCATCTGCAATTTCTGCATTTCTGATTTATGAAAAATTACTTAAAGGTTATCTGCCACCAGTTGAAGCTGAGAACAAACTAAATTTCAGGGAAGAGCTAGGATTAATGAAAGTTCTTTTCAGCTTTTCCATCCCTGTGATTGTAACAGCATTATCTGAAATGGCTATCTATGATATAAGTGTTTTCGCTATAGGCATTTTCTTGGCGACTAAGGCTGTTGGTTATTATACTGCTGCGGATCCCATTGCAAGGTTGCCTCTTATCATCTCCCTTTCAGTTGCTACTGCTGTTTTACCAGCTGCCTCGGAAGCTTCAGCCCTCAAGGATAAGAGTCTCCTTGAAACTTATGTTGTACAATCTTATAGGCTAGTGATGTTATTCGTTGTACCTTTATGTGTGGGTATAGCCATATTTTCAAAACCAATCCTTGAACTGCTCTTTGGAAGTGCATTTATTTATGGTGCTGGTGCACTTTCCATACTTGTAGTGGGCATGACATTCTACACACTCTTCGCAGTATCTGCAAGTATCGCCCAAGGAATAGGTTACCCTAGTCTTCCGATGTACATTTTGTTGATAGGCACTTTTATAAACTTGGTGGTTAACATCGTCATGGTGCCAATTTACGGTATTGAGGGAGGTGCTCTTGCAACAACCATCGCCACATTCATCATAATGTTATTGTCATTATGGAAAACATTCCAAGTCACCAATGTTAAATTACCATACACAGCATTTTGGAAGATAGGCCTAGCATCTCTCATAACCGCGATTCCACTCCTCATAATACCTAATACGATAACAGGACTTATAATAGCACTTATATTAGCCCCCCCAGTATATATAATCGCCCTTTTAACCGTGAGAGCTTTCGAAAAGAGGGATATACGGTTAATGAGACGCTTCAGTTCAAGAATGGGGCCACTAAAAGGACCTGTCACAAAATTAATTGACTTAATTGATAAGTACACGCCCTAG
- a CDS encoding molybdenum-binding protein — protein sequence MSNENYKLKIKGKSIWTDNKKFRLIKLIDKYNSIKKASKKSKIPYRTALLYIKKMENTLGEKIVSTRRGGIGGGGTSHLTKAGKNIIREYLKIQALLRRQNTFNELKGTIKDISLENKIIEIKVGENIIKTPLKGKFEKGEKVILLIHPEDILLMDKKYETSARNMLKTIIKSIKPLKDIVIVELKTDNIEFTSYITRQAQKDMNLKIGSKIFAGFKATAIEIIKP from the coding sequence ATGTCAAATGAAAACTACAAATTAAAAATAAAAGGAAAAAGCATTTGGACCGACAATAAAAAGTTTAGATTAATTAAATTGATAGATAAATATAATTCTATAAAAAAAGCCTCAAAGAAATCAAAGATCCCTTACAGAACAGCACTCCTATATATAAAAAAAATGGAGAATACGCTTGGAGAAAAAATTGTCTCGACAAGAAGAGGAGGGATTGGAGGAGGAGGAACTAGCCACCTCACAAAAGCTGGTAAAAATATAATACGAGAATATCTCAAAATACAAGCTTTGCTCAGAAGACAAAACACATTCAACGAACTTAAAGGCACTATAAAGGATATAAGCTTGGAGAATAAAATAATTGAAATCAAAGTTGGAGAAAATATAATAAAAACACCATTAAAAGGAAAATTCGAAAAAGGAGAAAAGGTAATTTTATTAATACACCCAGAAGACATATTACTCATGGACAAAAAATATGAAACAAGCGCAAGAAACATGCTAAAAACCATCATCAAATCCATTAAACCCTTGAAGGATATAGTTATAGTCGAATTGAAAACAGATAATATCGAATTTACAAGTTATATAACAAGACAAGCACAAAAAGACATGAACTTAAAAATTGGCAGCAAAATCTTCGCAGGATTCAAGGCAACAGCCATAGAAATCATAAAACCATAA
- a CDS encoding ferredoxin, whose translation MQIIINTEKCTGCGKCKEACPKGGKIWTIDKKTKKAKPSNLEYCHLCIICASKCPEEAIRIIRDDNYEKSPKIEENP comes from the coding sequence ATGCAAATAATCATAAACACGGAAAAATGCACTGGCTGCGGGAAATGTAAAGAAGCATGCCCTAAAGGCGGTAAAATATGGACAATAGATAAAAAAACAAAAAAAGCCAAACCCTCAAATCTTGAATATTGCCATCTTTGCATTATCTGCGCGAGCAAGTGCCCAGAGGAAGCTATAAGGATAATAAGGGATGATAATTATGAGAAAAGCCCAAAAATTGAGGAAAACCCATGA
- a CDS encoding imidazoleglycerol-phosphate dehydratase encodes MRKAQKLRKTHETEIKVDMNLDGQGNCIIDTGLKFFDHMLESFTIHGSFDLEIKVRGDLEVDDHHTIEDVGITLGKVFKKALSEKKGIRRMAHALVPMDESLALVAVDLGGRAYSVLDMEFERDKIGDISTENIPHFIDSFAKNAQINIHVKVRGENDHHKIEALFKALGLALKDAVKIEHERIPSTKGTLS; translated from the coding sequence ATGAGAAAAGCCCAAAAATTGAGGAAAACCCATGAAACTGAAATAAAAGTAGATATGAACCTTGATGGTCAAGGAAATTGTATCATCGACACAGGACTCAAATTCTTTGATCATATGCTGGAATCGTTTACAATACACGGATCATTCGACCTTGAAATCAAGGTTAGAGGAGATCTAGAAGTTGATGATCATCACACCATCGAGGATGTTGGGATAACACTCGGAAAAGTCTTCAAAAAAGCCCTATCAGAGAAAAAGGGTATAAGGAGAATGGCCCATGCATTAGTCCCCATGGACGAATCACTTGCACTCGTGGCAGTTGACCTTGGGGGAAGGGCATATTCAGTCCTTGACATGGAATTTGAAAGGGATAAAATTGGTGATATTTCAACAGAGAACATTCCACACTTTATTGACTCATTTGCAAAAAATGCCCAGATAAACATCCATGTTAAAGTTCGTGGAGAAAATGATCACCACAAAATAGAGGCGCTTTTCAAAGCCCTTGGACTTGCATTAAAGGACGCTGTAAAAATCGAACATGAAAGGATACCAAGTACTAAGGGCACATTAAGTTAA
- a CDS encoding monooxygenase FAD-binding protein, with protein MFDVIIVGAGPAGLIAADKLADHLKILVVDKGRDMDKRHCPALKDGICRRCSPCNIMCGLGGAGGLSDGKLNLRPDIGGNLEEFVDREKAWELVEEVDKFFLKHGAPEELYSPEKEKIEKILKKSAAAGINFIPIIQRHIGSDKTPAVIKSIKENLKKRGVEFFLETEALDIISKNKRIEGLVIKDKSGKENIIKCKFLILAPGRSGSMWLAEQMKKLSIPVKHNPVDIGVRVEVSSIVMEDITRINWDPKFHIITKSYDDFVRTFCVCNKGFVVEEAYDDFKGVNGHSMRTKTSDNTNFAFLVKVELTEPVENTSAYALSIAKISNTLGGGKPIIQRLGDLRKGRRSTWRRIKRSPVKPTLKDVTPGDIALVLPYRIVLDIIEGLEALDKVIPGVASDSTLLYAPEIKLYAMRIEVDNHMRTPIKGLYAVGDGAGLSRGIVGAAATALIAAEHINLMCP; from the coding sequence GTGTTTGATGTGATAATAGTCGGGGCTGGTCCCGCAGGTCTAATCGCCGCAGACAAACTAGCAGACCACCTAAAAATTTTAGTTGTTGATAAAGGAAGGGACATGGATAAACGACACTGTCCAGCCCTAAAAGATGGTATATGCAGAAGATGCTCCCCATGTAATATAATGTGCGGCCTCGGAGGAGCTGGTGGCCTGTCAGATGGAAAACTTAACCTAAGACCAGATATAGGGGGCAACCTAGAGGAATTCGTAGACAGAGAGAAAGCATGGGAACTTGTAGAAGAAGTTGACAAATTCTTCCTTAAACATGGAGCTCCAGAAGAATTATATTCACCTGAAAAAGAGAAAATTGAAAAAATTTTGAAAAAATCAGCCGCGGCTGGTATAAATTTCATCCCCATCATCCAGCGACATATAGGATCTGATAAGACACCAGCAGTTATAAAATCTATAAAAGAAAACCTTAAAAAGAGGGGTGTGGAATTTTTCCTTGAAACGGAAGCATTAGACATTATCTCCAAAAATAAAAGGATAGAAGGGCTTGTAATCAAAGATAAAAGTGGAAAGGAAAATATAATAAAATGTAAATTTCTCATACTGGCACCTGGAAGATCAGGTTCCATGTGGCTTGCAGAGCAAATGAAAAAACTTTCAATCCCCGTAAAACACAATCCAGTTGATATTGGAGTAAGAGTCGAAGTTTCAAGTATAGTGATGGAAGACATTACCAGGATAAATTGGGATCCGAAATTCCATATTATAACAAAAAGCTACGACGATTTCGTAAGGACATTCTGCGTCTGCAACAAGGGATTCGTCGTCGAAGAAGCCTACGACGATTTCAAAGGAGTTAACGGACATTCAATGCGCACAAAAACATCCGATAACACGAATTTCGCATTTTTAGTTAAGGTTGAGCTCACGGAACCAGTTGAAAACACGTCTGCATATGCCCTTTCGATCGCGAAAATATCCAACACCCTCGGAGGAGGCAAACCAATAATACAAAGACTAGGAGATCTTAGAAAGGGCAGAAGATCCACGTGGAGAAGAATAAAAAGGAGTCCTGTGAAACCAACACTAAAAGATGTGACACCAGGAGATATCGCACTCGTATTACCCTACAGGATAGTCCTCGATATAATAGAAGGTCTAGAAGCCCTCGATAAAGTCATACCAGGTGTGGCCTCAGATTCCACACTGTTATATGCTCCCGAAATAAAACTTTATGCAATGAGAATAGAAGTAGATAATCATATGAGAACCCCAATCAAGGGATTATATGCTGTGGGGGATGGTGCAGGGCTCTCAAGGGGTATTGTAGGCGCTGCAGCTACGGCCTTAATCGCAGCTGAACATATTAACTTAATGTGCCCTTAG